In the genome of Saccopteryx leptura isolate mSacLep1 chromosome 10, mSacLep1_pri_phased_curated, whole genome shotgun sequence, one region contains:
- the LOC136381809 gene encoding C-C chemokine receptor type 1-like, which yields MELPTSTVDWDRTTEFDYGDSIACQKEDLRSFGAQLLPPLYSLVFVIGLVGNILVVLVLLQHKRLKNMTSIYIINLAISDLLFLFTLPFWIHHYLKDNWVFGTVMCKLLEGLYYVGLYSEIFFIILLTIDRYLAIVHAVFALRVRTITFGIITSVVSWVLAFLAAIPGFYFSESQNESDRSSCTVYFPYEYHNHWKRFLALKLNILGLVLPLVIMIVCYTGIIKILLRRPNERKSKAVRLIFVIMIIFFLFWTPFNLTKFVAAFADVFLENNCKQNEQLDLAIQVTEVIAYIHCCVNPIIYVFVGERFRKYLRQLFHWLLSLTPWKWLPFFHTENQDRASSMSPSTGEQELSDGIRLMRSKSDLPGKVAGGEAASVSWPDSDH from the coding sequence ATGGAACTTCCAACCAGTACAGTGGACTGGGACAGGACCACAGAATTTGACTATGGGGACTCAATCGCATGCCAGAAAGAAGACTTGCGGTCTTTTGGAGCTCAGCTGTTGCCCCCTTTGTACTCCCTGGTGTTTGTCATTGGCCTGGTTGGCAACATCCTGGTGGTCCTGGTCCTCTTGCAACACAAGAGGCTCAAGAACATGACCAGCATCTACATCATCAACCTGGCCATTTCTgacctgctcttcctcttcacGCTGCCTTTCTGGATTCACCACTATCTGAAAGATAACTGGGTGTTCGGCACCGTCATGTGCAAGTTGCTGGAAGGGCTTTATTACGTAGGTCTGTACAGCGAGATCTTCTTCATCATCCTCCTGACCATCGACAGGTACCTGGCCATCGTCCATGCTGTGTTTGCCCTGCGGGTCCGGACCATCACATTTGGTATCATCACCAGCGTAGTCAGCTGGGTCCTGGCCTTCCTGGCTGCCATCCCGGGCTTTTACTTTTCTGAGTCCCAGAATGAGTCCGATCGTTCCTCCTGCACCGTTTATTTCCCCTATGAATACCACAATCACTGGAAACGGTTTCTGGCTCTGAAACTGAACATCCTGGGGCTGGTCTTGCCTCTGGTGATCATGATCGTCTGCTACACGGGGATCATAAAGATTCTGCTCAGACGGCCCAATGAGAGGAAGTCCAAAGCCGTCCGTCTGATTTTTGTCATCATgatcatcttttttctcttttggacgCCCTTCAATCTGACTAAGTTTGTTGCAGCTTTTGCAGACGTGTTTTTGGAAAATAACTGTAAGCAGAATGAACAGCTGGACCTGGCCATTCAAGTGACAGAGGTGATCGCCTACATACACTGCTGTGTCAACCCCATCATCTACGTCTTTGTTGGCGAGAGGTTCCGTAAGTACCTGCGTCAGCTGTTCCACTGGCTCCTGTCTCTGACCCCATGGAAATGGCTCCCCTTCTTCCACACCGAGAACCAGGACAGGGCCAGCTCCATGTCCCCATCCACAGGGGAGCAGGAACTCTCTGACGGGATCAGACTCATGCGTAGCAAGAGCGACCTGCCAGGCAAGGTGGCTGGAGGGGAGGCAGCTTCcgtgtcctggccagatagtgaTCACTGA